A genome region from Micromonospora peucetia includes the following:
- a CDS encoding carbohydrate ABC transporter permease, whose protein sequence is MTTLTEAPETAAARETPARRRRRVDRLPYLLLLPCLVIIGVLLLWPLGQVVVMSFHRLNNVRQLRGDREWPWVGFGNYAEILSDPFFLTVLRNTVLFAVANVALTMVLGTLVGLLLNRLGRRMAAFVASCVMLAWATPALTGTIVWKWIFDDTSGLVTWLFNALPDGLSQSLFGRSDWTGYGWFNSPLLFFSILTLVVVWHSFPFIAVSVLAGLKSVPSELHEAARVDGAGPWKVFWKITFPLLRPVFGILVVLSTIWDFKVFTQQFVLAGGTQDRPTFMLSIYSYAEAFSPPPKYGLGAAIAVILTLILLMVTGLYVRMVLKQEEDA, encoded by the coding sequence GTGACCACGCTGACCGAGGCGCCGGAGACGGCCGCCGCGCGGGAGACCCCCGCGCGGCGGCGTCGCCGGGTGGACCGCCTGCCCTACCTGCTGCTCCTGCCCTGCCTGGTGATCATCGGCGTGCTGCTGCTCTGGCCGCTCGGCCAGGTGGTGGTGATGTCCTTCCACCGGCTCAACAACGTCCGACAGTTGCGCGGCGACCGCGAGTGGCCGTGGGTGGGCTTCGGCAACTACGCCGAGATCCTCAGCGATCCGTTCTTCCTGACGGTGCTGCGCAACACCGTCCTCTTCGCCGTGGCCAACGTCGCGCTCACGATGGTCCTGGGCACCCTGGTCGGGCTGCTGCTCAACCGGCTCGGCAGGCGGATGGCCGCCTTCGTGGCCAGTTGCGTGATGCTCGCCTGGGCCACCCCGGCGCTGACCGGCACGATCGTCTGGAAGTGGATCTTCGACGACACCAGCGGGCTGGTCACCTGGTTGTTCAACGCGCTGCCCGACGGGTTGTCGCAGAGCCTCTTCGGGCGCAGCGACTGGACCGGCTACGGCTGGTTCAACTCGCCCCTGCTGTTCTTCTCGATCCTGACCCTGGTGGTGGTCTGGCACTCGTTCCCGTTCATCGCGGTCAGCGTGCTGGCCGGGCTGAAGAGCGTGCCGAGCGAGCTGCACGAGGCGGCCCGGGTCGACGGGGCCGGGCCGTGGAAGGTGTTCTGGAAGATCACCTTCCCGCTGCTGCGACCGGTCTTCGGGATCCTGGTCGTGCTCTCCACCATCTGGGACTTCAAGGTCTTCACCCAGCAGTTCGTGCTGGCTGGCGGCACTCAGGACCGGCCGACGTTCATGCTTTCCATCTACTCGTACGCGGAGGCGTTCTCGCCCCCGCCCAAGTACGGCCTCGGCGCCGCGATCGCGGTGATCCTCACCCTGATCCTGCTGATGGTGACCGGCCTCTACGTCCGCATGGTGCTCAAGCAGGAGGAGGACGCGTGA
- a CDS encoding carbohydrate ABC transporter permease, whose translation MKRIALNGAGLLVALFAAFPVYWMISTSLKPSSEIFSSTPRPLPTEPTLEHYRQILTGNLIPGVTFGDFFLNSVLVAVSTVVLSGLVALLAATAVARFRFKLRTSFLIMLLVVQMIPLEALVIPLFLMIQRLGLYNTLPSLILTYLGFSLPFAVWMLRGFVAAVPKELEEAAAIDGASRAQIFRKVLFPLVAPGLVATSIFSFITAWNELIFALTFINDQESYTLPVAMTFFFGRDDTAWGPVMAASTLFTLPVIVFFLLVQRRMVSGLVAGAVKG comes from the coding sequence GTGAAGCGGATCGCCCTCAACGGCGCGGGGCTGCTGGTGGCGCTCTTCGCGGCCTTCCCGGTCTATTGGATGATCTCCACCTCGCTGAAGCCGAGTTCGGAGATCTTCTCGAGCACGCCCCGGCCGCTGCCCACCGAGCCGACCCTGGAGCACTACCGGCAGATCCTCACCGGCAACCTGATCCCGGGCGTCACCTTCGGCGACTTCTTCCTCAACAGTGTGCTGGTCGCGGTCTCCACCGTGGTGCTCAGCGGCCTGGTCGCGCTGCTGGCCGCCACCGCCGTGGCCCGGTTCCGGTTCAAACTGCGCACCAGCTTCCTGATCATGCTGCTGGTGGTGCAGATGATCCCGCTGGAGGCGCTGGTCATCCCGCTGTTCCTGATGATCCAGCGGCTCGGGCTCTACAACACCCTGCCCAGCCTGATCCTCACGTACCTCGGCTTCTCGTTGCCGTTCGCGGTCTGGATGCTGCGTGGCTTCGTCGCCGCGGTGCCCAAGGAACTGGAGGAGGCCGCTGCCATCGACGGGGCCAGCCGGGCGCAGATCTTCCGGAAGGTCCTCTTCCCGCTGGTGGCGCCCGGACTGGTGGCCACCAGCATCTTCTCGTTCATCACCGCCTGGAACGAGCTGATCTTCGCGCTGACCTTCATCAACGACCAGGAGAGCTACACCCTGCCGGTCGCGATGACGTTCTTCTTCGGCCGCGACGACACCGCCTGGGGCCCGGTGATGGCCGCCTCCACACTGTTCACCCTGCCGGTGATCGTCTTCTTCCTGCTGGTGCAGCGACGGATGGTCTCCGGGCTGGTAGCCGGCGCCGTCAAGGGCTGA
- a CDS encoding GlsB/YeaQ/YmgE family stress response membrane protein codes for MELTVWGILTALIVGLIVGALGRLLVPGRQNMPIWLHMLIGVGAALLGTVLARAMGIATETAGIDWTELLVQVVVAAIAVALVAGVGRRRSVTHR; via the coding sequence GTGGAACTCACCGTTTGGGGCATCCTCACTGCGCTCATCGTTGGTCTCATTGTCGGCGCTCTGGGTCGCCTGCTCGTGCCGGGCCGCCAGAACATGCCGATCTGGCTGCACATGCTGATTGGTGTCGGCGCCGCGCTGCTGGGCACCGTGCTGGCTCGGGCGATGGGTATCGCCACCGAGACCGCCGGTATCGACTGGACGGAACTGCTGGTTCAGGTGGTGGTGGCTGCGATCGCCGTGGCGCTGGTCGCCGGTGTCGGTCGTCGCCGCAGCGTCACCCACCGGTAA
- a CDS encoding MOSC domain-containing protein produces the protein MTGRLASVNLGGVTEAEWAGDASGRSGIDKRPVDGPVLLGVDGVAGDFIGERAHHGGPDQAVYAYAEEDAAWWSAEIGRSIRPGGFGENLTTYAVDVTDAVIGERWAVGSALLQVTKPRTPCTTFAGFWGVPDLIRRFTVRATPGAYLRVLHEGEVGAGDPVEVVDRPAHGVTIGEVFRAMSLEPELLPRLLDAPDLPEQIQEKVRRRLAGRS, from the coding sequence ATGACGGGCAGGCTGGCATCGGTGAACCTCGGCGGCGTGACCGAGGCGGAATGGGCGGGCGACGCGAGCGGTCGCAGCGGCATCGACAAGCGGCCGGTCGACGGCCCGGTGCTGCTGGGCGTGGACGGGGTCGCCGGCGACTTCATCGGCGAGCGCGCCCACCACGGCGGCCCGGACCAGGCGGTCTACGCGTACGCCGAGGAGGACGCCGCCTGGTGGTCGGCGGAGATCGGTCGGAGCATCCGCCCGGGCGGCTTCGGCGAGAACCTGACCACGTACGCGGTGGACGTCACGGACGCCGTGATCGGCGAGCGGTGGGCGGTCGGGTCGGCGCTGCTCCAGGTGACCAAGCCACGGACGCCGTGCACCACCTTTGCCGGTTTCTGGGGCGTACCCGACCTGATCAGGCGGTTCACGGTGCGGGCGACGCCGGGGGCGTACCTGCGGGTGCTGCACGAGGGAGAGGTCGGCGCGGGGGACCCGGTCGAGGTGGTGGACCGGCCCGCGCACGGGGTGACGATCGGCGAGGTGTTCCGGGCCATGAGCCTGGAGCCGGAGCTGCTGCCCCGGCTGCTCGACGCGCCGGACCTCCCGGAGCAGATTCAGGAGAAGGTGCGCCGCCGGCTCGCCGGCCGGAGCTGA
- a CDS encoding sugar ABC transporter substrate-binding protein, with the protein MNRWKRLAPVTAVVASAAMVLTGCGGSDEDKAADNSKLTVWMMGEGSEAQTKFLDGVETEFRQKHPDTDVVVQYIPWLEAPKKFQAALAGGEGPDITELGNTETQGWAAQEALADVTERMNGWTEGKDLLPDLVKNAQLDGKQYGVPWYAGVRGMYYRTDWFAEAGVKPPTSWEEMLSAAKAVQAKKPGTYGIALPGNSELPFYSFLWGAGAEIATKQGDSWKSGYNTPEAQKAVKFWTEMVTVHKVAPPAAAGWNEIDARTQFATGKAAMAFGGSWQQGAIKKDNPEIEKVWGTFPIPGPDGKAAPAFAGGSDIALWKDSERQDLAWDYMTVLLNKKNDQAFADSLGFFPVYKDLVGGDKYASDKMMAAFATTMQNTKLTPLTPKWVEVSRTKTVTQAMNSSVMKGQKTVEKATADAAAEMESILNSK; encoded by the coding sequence GTGAACAGGTGGAAGCGGCTGGCCCCGGTCACCGCCGTCGTGGCCTCGGCCGCGATGGTCCTGACCGGTTGTGGTGGCTCCGATGAGGACAAAGCCGCCGACAACAGCAAGCTCACGGTCTGGATGATGGGCGAGGGCAGCGAGGCGCAGACCAAGTTCCTCGACGGCGTCGAGACCGAGTTCCGACAGAAGCACCCGGACACGGACGTGGTGGTCCAGTACATCCCCTGGCTCGAGGCGCCCAAGAAGTTCCAGGCCGCGCTCGCCGGTGGCGAGGGACCGGACATCACCGAACTGGGTAACACCGAGACCCAGGGCTGGGCGGCGCAGGAGGCGCTGGCCGACGTGACCGAGCGGATGAACGGTTGGACCGAGGGCAAGGACCTCCTGCCCGACCTGGTCAAGAACGCCCAGCTCGACGGCAAGCAGTACGGCGTGCCGTGGTACGCCGGCGTCCGGGGGATGTACTACCGCACCGACTGGTTCGCCGAGGCGGGCGTGAAGCCGCCGACCAGCTGGGAGGAGATGCTCTCCGCCGCCAAGGCGGTGCAGGCCAAGAAGCCGGGCACCTACGGCATCGCGCTGCCCGGCAACTCCGAGCTGCCCTTCTACTCGTTCCTCTGGGGCGCCGGCGCGGAGATCGCGACCAAGCAGGGCGACTCCTGGAAGTCCGGCTACAACACGCCCGAGGCGCAGAAGGCCGTCAAGTTCTGGACCGAGATGGTGACCGTGCACAAGGTGGCCCCGCCGGCCGCCGCGGGCTGGAACGAGATCGACGCCCGGACCCAGTTCGCCACCGGCAAGGCGGCGATGGCCTTCGGCGGCAGCTGGCAGCAGGGTGCCATCAAGAAGGACAACCCGGAGATCGAGAAGGTCTGGGGAACGTTCCCGATCCCCGGCCCCGACGGTAAGGCGGCGCCCGCCTTCGCTGGCGGCTCCGACATCGCGCTCTGGAAGGACAGCGAGCGGCAGGACCTCGCCTGGGACTACATGACCGTGCTGCTGAACAAGAAGAACGACCAGGCCTTCGCCGACAGCCTCGGCTTCTTCCCGGTCTACAAGGACCTGGTCGGTGGCGACAAGTACGCCAGCGACAAGATGATGGCGGCGTTCGCCACCACGATGCAGAACACCAAGCTCACGCCGCTCACCCCCAAGTGGGTGGAGGTCAGCCGGACCAAGACGGTGACCCAGGCGATGAACAGCTCGGTCATGAAGGGTCAGAAGACGGTCGAGAAGGCTACCGCCGACGCGGCCGCGGAGATGGAAAGCATTCTCAACTCCAAGTGA